A genomic window from Desulfonatronovibrio magnus includes:
- a CDS encoding DEAD/DEAH box helicase — MKAPVEEFIREVSSKEELGMNVVCHRTVPPKAGEFHQASHISPVLQDTLYKAGIDRLYAHQSKAVETVKSGRSVVVSTPTASGKSLIYNLPVLESIISDPDTRAMYLFPLKALTQDQHLTLNNMAGIADGQLKFSSAIYDGDTDHNLRRVIRQDPPNIILTNPDMLHRSFLPYHRGWSHFLSCLKYIIVDEVHTYRGVMGSNMAWVFRRLRRICSHYGQSPIFIFSSATIRNPDELAAALTGIKSRSIRRSSAPHGKKHFMMVDPLTQGAAAATIKLLHQALQKGLRTIVYTQSRKMTELIALWSAEKAGEYKDKISAYRAGFLPEQRRDIEARLASGDLLAVVSTSALELGIDIGHLDVCLLVGYPGSIMASWQRAGRVGRSGKDSAVVLIGHEDALDQYFLRHPEEFFAMEPESAVINPYNSNIMARHIVCAASELPLRGNEDFLNEKVKSCVEKLQESGVLIQANSMDYYYTKEQYPHKDVDLRGSGQKYGIFDKLTGEHLGDIDQSRVFHDTHPGAVYLHMGKTFQVQELSIETFSVFVSEVNLKYYTKSLTRKVTEIIETYETKTTSAGYVSWGRLKVTEEVVAYEKRLVRGQTRLSTVPLDLPPIIFETQGFWLTIDKQLKQTIESQMMHFMGGIHALEHCIIGTMPMIILTDRNDLGGISTPAHEQLGQGAVFVYDGIPGGIGLSSQAFVLIDKLLDKAMSIMSLCSCENGCPACVHSPKCGSGNRPLDKTAAMTMLAKIAGSRTGALTRIEACAPQEKTQSKTLHNTDAQTSFAVLDIETRLSAQEVGGWGNTHLMGVSCAVVYDSISREFRTFLQDQSNELGEYLSTFDCVVGFNLIRFDYRVLRGQSKFDFFSLPTLDILIHIEKRLGHRLSLNHLAMHTLKAGKSADGLMALKWWKEGKMDKIIEYCIQDVAVTRDLYLYGLEHGHLIYQNKAGSKVRLPVNWQK, encoded by the coding sequence TTGAAAGCACCGGTTGAAGAGTTTATCAGGGAGGTCTCATCTAAGGAGGAACTTGGTATGAATGTTGTCTGTCACAGGACAGTGCCTCCAAAAGCAGGTGAATTTCATCAAGCATCCCATATATCACCAGTATTGCAGGACACTCTTTACAAGGCCGGAATAGACAGGCTTTATGCTCATCAGTCAAAAGCTGTGGAAACTGTCAAGTCCGGCAGGAGTGTTGTAGTATCCACTCCCACTGCCAGTGGTAAGTCTCTGATTTACAATCTTCCTGTTCTGGAATCTATTATAAGCGACCCTGATACCCGGGCAATGTATCTTTTCCCTCTCAAGGCTTTGACTCAGGATCAGCATCTGACCCTGAACAATATGGCCGGGATTGCAGACGGCCAACTCAAGTTTTCAAGCGCAATATATGATGGAGATACTGACCATAATCTACGCAGAGTTATCAGACAGGATCCGCCCAATATCATTCTGACCAATCCTGATATGCTGCACCGCTCCTTTTTGCCCTATCACCGCGGCTGGAGCCACTTTTTATCATGCCTTAAGTATATTATAGTCGATGAAGTACATACTTACAGAGGAGTAATGGGCTCCAACATGGCCTGGGTGTTCAGGCGTTTAAGACGTATTTGCTCTCATTACGGACAATCGCCCATTTTTATTTTCAGTTCCGCTACCATCCGAAACCCGGATGAACTGGCTGCCGCCCTGACCGGGATTAAATCCCGAAGTATCAGACGCAGCAGTGCCCCCCATGGCAAAAAACACTTTATGATGGTTGACCCTTTGACTCAGGGAGCTGCTGCCGCCACCATCAAGCTTTTGCATCAGGCCTTGCAGAAGGGACTGAGAACCATAGTTTATACCCAGTCCAGGAAGATGACCGAGCTTATTGCACTATGGAGCGCTGAGAAAGCAGGAGAGTATAAAGATAAAATCAGTGCTTATCGTGCAGGCTTTTTACCTGAACAAAGAAGAGATATAGAGGCCAGGCTTGCTTCCGGCGATCTGCTTGCTGTGGTCTCCACCAGCGCTTTAGAGCTGGGCATAGACATAGGACATCTCGATGTCTGTCTGCTCGTTGGTTATCCTGGTTCCATCATGGCTTCATGGCAGAGAGCAGGCCGGGTTGGCCGCAGCGGCAAAGACAGCGCGGTTGTGCTCATTGGCCATGAAGATGCTCTGGATCAGTATTTCTTGCGCCATCCTGAGGAATTTTTTGCTATGGAGCCGGAGAGCGCGGTCATCAATCCTTACAATAGTAATATTATGGCCAGGCATATTGTTTGTGCAGCTTCTGAACTGCCTTTGCGAGGCAATGAAGATTTTTTGAATGAAAAGGTGAAATCATGTGTGGAAAAGCTGCAAGAAAGTGGGGTGCTTATTCAGGCAAACAGTATGGATTATTACTACACTAAAGAACAATATCCTCATAAGGATGTTGACCTGAGAGGTTCCGGACAAAAGTATGGTATATTTGACAAACTGACAGGCGAGCACCTGGGAGATATAGATCAGTCAAGAGTGTTTCACGACACCCATCCCGGGGCAGTTTATCTGCATATGGGCAAAACTTTTCAGGTTCAGGAGCTGAGCATTGAGACATTTTCAGTTTTTGTGTCAGAAGTAAACCTAAAATACTACACCAAGTCACTCACGAGAAAGGTCACAGAAATTATCGAAACTTATGAAACCAAAACCACCAGTGCAGGATATGTAAGCTGGGGGAGACTTAAGGTAACAGAAGAAGTAGTGGCCTATGAAAAAAGGCTGGTCCGCGGCCAGACCAGGCTAAGTACTGTACCTTTGGACTTGCCACCCATAATCTTTGAAACACAGGGGTTCTGGCTGACCATTGACAAACAGCTTAAGCAGACAATTGAGTCCCAGATGATGCATTTCATGGGTGGGATTCATGCTTTAGAGCATTGTATAATCGGTACCATGCCCATGATTATTCTCACAGACCGCAATGATCTTGGAGGTATTTCAACACCGGCACATGAACAGCTTGGGCAGGGTGCTGTATTTGTTTATGATGGAATACCCGGGGGGATAGGCCTTAGTTCCCAGGCCTTTGTACTCATTGACAAGCTGCTTGACAAAGCCATGTCCATTATGTCGTTATGTTCCTGTGAAAACGGCTGTCCCGCCTGTGTTCATTCTCCCAAATGCGGTTCCGGCAACAGACCTCTCGACAAGACAGCGGCCATGACCATGCTGGCAAAGATTGCTGGCTCCAGGACAGGTGCTCTTACAAGAATTGAAGCCTGTGCACCTCAAGAAAAGACTCAGTCCAAAACTCTGCACAATACAGATGCACAAACATCTTTTGCGGTCCTGGATATTGAAACAAGGCTATCTGCCCAGGAGGTTGGAGGGTGGGGCAACACTCATCTCATGGGTGTCAGTTGTGCTGTAGTTTATGATTCCATTTCCAGAGAGTTTCGAACCTTTTTGCAGGATCAAAGTAACGAACTGGGTGAATATTTAAGCACTTTTGACTGTGTGGTGGGATTCAACCTGATTCGATTTGATTACAGAGTTCTCAGAGGCCAGTCCAAATTCGATTTTTTTTCTTTGCCTACCCTGGATATCCTGATTCATATCGAAAAAAGACTGGGGCACCGTTTATCTCTGAACCATCTGGCAATGCACACTCTCAAGGCCGGCAAAAGTGCTGACGGGCTGATGGCTCTTAAATGGTGGAAAGAGGGCAAGATGGACAAAATCATTGAGTATTGTATTCAGGATGTTGCAGTAACCAGGGATTTGTATTTGTATGGACTGGAACATGGGCATCTGATCTATCAGAATAAAGCCGGCAGCAAGGTGCGGCTGCCTGTAAACTGGCAGAAGTAA
- a CDS encoding sigma-54-dependent transcriptional regulator has protein sequence MSSQILVVDDEKNYLLILETILEEEGYSVTALNDPEMALGYLDESEVDVVITDMKMPGLTGQDILEHIQKNYPHIPVLIMTAYGSIDAAVEAMKCGAFDYISKPFSNDELMLSVKKAVMLSKSEQEIKLLRQTLAEQHGPHKLVGRSKPVRDLLQMVSKVSPSRATVLVTGESGTGKELVAKAIHYSSPRKDGPFISVNCMSLNPGVLESEIFGHEKGSFTGATAMKKGRFELAHGGTLFLDEIGELSSDLQVKLLRVLQEKSFERVGGSKNISVDIRLVAATNKNLKEAVEKGTFREDLYYRLNVVNINIPPLRERREDIPLLVAHFMAKLSKEGEQVQKKFTPDALEYLSAYEWPGNVRQLENVVERCVVLSAKDLIGVEDLPSEIKDEEAQFKSAVDLLPISLELSSTLEKIEAALIRRALVRSNFVQVKAAELLNISKSLLQYKLKKYNIQGK, from the coding sequence ATGAGCAGTCAGATTTTAGTTGTTGATGACGAAAAAAACTACCTCCTGATTCTTGAGACTATTCTTGAAGAAGAGGGTTACAGCGTTACAGCTTTGAATGATCCGGAAATGGCCCTGGGATATCTGGATGAGTCCGAAGTAGATGTTGTCATTACAGATATGAAGATGCCCGGTCTTACCGGTCAGGACATACTGGAACATATTCAAAAAAACTATCCCCATATTCCTGTACTTATCATGACTGCTTACGGCAGCATTGACGCGGCAGTTGAAGCCATGAAATGCGGAGCGTTTGATTATATATCCAAGCCTTTTTCCAATGATGAGTTGATGTTGTCCGTAAAAAAAGCGGTAATGCTTTCTAAATCAGAACAGGAAATTAAGCTATTACGTCAGACCCTTGCTGAACAGCACGGTCCGCATAAGCTGGTGGGAAGAAGCAAGCCTGTTCGTGATCTTCTGCAGATGGTTTCCAAGGTTTCCCCAAGCAGGGCCACTGTTCTGGTTACAGGCGAATCCGGAACTGGAAAGGAGCTTGTTGCCAAAGCTATTCATTACAGCTCTCCGCGCAAGGACGGCCCCTTTATTTCTGTCAACTGCATGTCTTTGAATCCTGGTGTTCTGGAAAGCGAGATTTTTGGCCATGAAAAAGGATCATTTACCGGAGCAACAGCCATGAAAAAGGGTCGTTTCGAGCTGGCTCACGGTGGAACTCTTTTTCTGGATGAAATTGGAGAGCTATCTTCAGATCTTCAGGTGAAGCTGCTTAGAGTGCTGCAGGAAAAGTCATTTGAGCGTGTTGGGGGAAGTAAAAATATTTCCGTGGACATCCGACTGGTGGCTGCAACCAATAAAAACCTGAAGGAGGCTGTGGAGAAGGGCACTTTCAGGGAAGATTTATACTACCGTCTCAATGTGGTTAATATCAACATTCCCCCTTTAAGAGAGAGAAGAGAAGATATTCCGCTGCTGGTGGCGCATTTTATGGCCAAATTGTCAAAAGAAGGAGAGCAAGTTCAGAAAAAATTTACGCCTGATGCACTGGAGTATCTAAGCGCCTATGAATGGCCTGGCAATGTCCGGCAGCTTGAAAATGTTGTGGAAAGGTGTGTTGTTCTTTCAGCCAAAGATCTTATTGGAGTGGAAGATCTGCCCAGTGAAATAAAAGATGAGGAGGCTCAGTTCAAAAGCGCGGTTGATCTTTTGCCCATCAGTCTAGAGCTGTCCTCAACTCTGGAAAAAATTGAAGCTGCACTCATCAGAAGGGCTCTTGTCAGAAGTAATTTTGTACAGGTAAAAGCAGCAGAATTGTTAAATATTTCTAAAAGTCTACTTCAGTACAAGCTTAAGAAGTATAATATTCAAGGTAAATAG
- a CDS encoding ATP-binding protein, with the protein MLKHLFRPDPARPFQLVKFLSWSSLVLILASSLALSAFIANYARETMIGKNHEFALLLAENLNHQIYQRFTLPTVLGFGRIELRQPVQYERLEQVIASTTHSFHVMEVNIYDNEGSVSYSTDKELVGETEIAGSEIMAALEKGSYNFKLKRNISNWKAMFQITMEPQSIILKTVYPLRAERTLGIREETIMGILEFTQDITVDYQKVIRFQWLTIISSITSSLILFFLLYMIILRTDKVLARRITEKQRLEKELNQNEKLASMGRMVASIAHEIRNPLGIIRSSSEILYRRAKKEGSPNTRLLAAIFDETKRLSQIVNDFLDYARPKQPKMFQVDLVKVWQEVFSFLETEAEKHNIELKYELPEHVFIAGDKDLIYRAFYNILINSIQAVPEGGSIHVTITGTDRPVVTVADTGPGFELSMMDKYLEPFYTTKDTGTGLGLAIAGNVLKNHGAELVLGNQKQGGAEVRVYFPAKGIET; encoded by the coding sequence TTGCTCAAGCATCTTTTTCGGCCTGATCCGGCCCGTCCATTTCAGCTTGTAAAGTTTCTCTCCTGGAGTTCTCTGGTTCTTATTCTGGCTTCGAGTCTGGCTTTGTCGGCATTTATAGCCAATTATGCCAGGGAAACCATGATCGGGAAAAATCACGAGTTTGCGCTTTTGCTGGCAGAAAATCTAAACCATCAGATATATCAGAGGTTTACTCTGCCGACTGTGCTGGGTTTCGGCAGAATAGAATTGCGCCAGCCAGTTCAGTATGAGCGTCTTGAACAGGTTATTGCCTCCACTACCCATAGTTTTCATGTTATGGAAGTTAATATTTATGATAACGAGGGTAGTGTGTCATACTCTACTGATAAAGAACTGGTGGGTGAAACGGAAATTGCGGGATCAGAAATAATGGCTGCTCTTGAAAAGGGCAGTTACAACTTCAAACTTAAAAGAAATATTTCCAATTGGAAGGCCATGTTTCAGATAACTATGGAGCCTCAATCAATTATTCTGAAGACTGTATATCCTTTAAGGGCTGAAAGAACTCTGGGCATCCGGGAGGAAACTATTATGGGTATTTTAGAGTTCACTCAGGATATTACCGTTGATTATCAGAAAGTTATTCGATTTCAATGGTTGACCATTATCAGCTCCATTACCAGTTCACTGATACTTTTTTTCCTGCTTTACATGATCATATTGCGTACGGACAAAGTTCTGGCCCGGCGCATTACAGAAAAACAAAGATTGGAAAAAGAGTTGAACCAGAATGAAAAATTGGCGAGCATGGGCAGGATGGTGGCCAGTATTGCTCATGAAATCAGGAATCCCCTTGGAATTATCAGAAGCAGCAGTGAAATTCTTTACCGCAGGGCCAAGAAAGAAGGTTCGCCCAATACCAGACTTCTTGCTGCAATTTTTGATGAGACCAAAAGGCTCAGTCAAATAGTCAATGATTTTCTGGATTATGCCAGGCCCAAACAACCTAAGATGTTTCAAGTTGATCTGGTCAAGGTCTGGCAAGAGGTTTTCTCATTTCTTGAGACTGAGGCGGAGAAACATAATATTGAGCTCAAGTACGAACTTCCTGAGCACGTATTTATTGCAGGAGATAAAGACCTGATTTACAGGGCTTTTTACAATATTTTGATCAATTCCATTCAGGCAGTGCCTGAAGGAGGAAGTATTCATGTGACCATAACCGGGACGGACAGGCCTGTAGTTACTGTAGCAGATACTGGTCCGGGCTTTGAGCTGTCCATGATGGACAAGTATCTTGAACCATTTTATACTACCAAGGATACAGGGACCGGTCTGGGGTTGGCCATTGCCGGAAATGTACTGAAAAACCATGGAGCAGAGCTGGTCTTAGGCAATCAAAAGCAGGGCGGAGCAGAGGTCAGAGTTTATTTCCCAGCAAAAGGCATTGAGACTTAA